The DNA segment CGTGCTCTCCGAAGTCACGAATCCGAACTTGACGTTGTTGCCGGCGGCACGGAGCTGACGCAGCACCTCGATGCCGGTCATGTGCGGCATGTTCCAGTCCGAGATGACGACGTCCGGCTTCTCGGCGTTCACCAGCTCGAACGCCTCCTTGCCGTCGGCGGCCTCGACCAGGTCGTGGTCGCCGAACCCGGCCTGCCGCAGGGTGCGGACGACGATCTGACGCATCACCCTGCTGTCATCGGCGATGAGGATCTTCATTCGCCCTCCTCCTTGTTCTCCGCGCTGCTATGCCACATCGAGATGGACACCGGTTCGCCTTCCCAGATCCCGTAGACGCCGCTGATCCGCTGCGCGTTCGGGTACCGCGCCGACGACTCGGGCGCGAGCACGACCTGGGGAAGTGAGAGTTGTGCGCCGGTCGGCAGCATCGCCTTGACGTTGCCACCGACGATGTTGGCGAGTTCGCCTAGCGTGTCCGAGATGTCTTCCTCGCTCACCTCGTCGATCTCCATGGCGAGGAAGGCGGCAGCCGCACGCTGGGCAGCGGCACGCGACGACGCGTAGACCACGTGCCCACTCCAGGATCCGGTGATGGAGACCGAGGAATGCACCTCGGACGGCTGGTTCTCGTCGTACGTCGGGATCAGCGGGCTGATGCCCTCGGGATCCAAGTACGACTCCCAGACCTGTTCCACCATCTCGGCGAGGTCGCTTTCATTGACCTCGACTTCGACACTCATGAGTTCGCTCCGGTCGGGACGAGGCCCAGCAGGGCCAGCTTTTCGATCATGGCGCCCTCGGTGAAGGGCTTGATCACGTACTCGTGGGCACCCGCTGCGAGCGCCCGGACGATCTGGCTCTGTTCGCTCTCGGTAGTGACCATCACCAGGGTCATCTCCCGCAAGCGCGGATCGGCCCGGACTTTGGTGACGAACTCGAGCCCGTTCATGTTGGGCATGTTCCAGTCGATGAGGGCCAGCTCCGGCACCTCGGTGAGTTCAGCCAGGCGGTCCATCGCCTCCTGGCCGTCACCCGCCTCCACCGCCTCGAAGTTGAGCTTCGTGACGATGCGCTTGAGGATCATGCGCATCGCGCGGGAGTCGTCGATCACCATGGCGCGCATCGGCGTCATCCCCTTCTCGCGGCACCGGCGGGCACCGCGTTACGAGTTCGGTAGGCAGAGGTGCGGCCTGCGGCCACGCGTTCGTAGTTGTCGTCGATGCCGATCGTCGTCTCGGCCGCGCCCAGGAAGAGCAGCCCGTCCGGACGAAGGATCTTGGCGGCGTTCTGCAGCACCTGCCGCTTGGTGGCCACGTCGAAGTAGATGAGCACGTTGCGCAGGAAGATCACGTCGAACGGCTGCATCGGCGGGAACGGCGCGGTGAGGCTCATGTGCTTGAACGTGACGTTCTTGCGCAGCGATGGGACGACCCGCCAGTGCGCGCCGGCCCGCTCGAAGTACTGCACGAGCTGGGTCGCCGCGAGGCCACGGTTGACCTCGACCTGGCTGTACTCGCCCTTCGTCGCACGCTCCACCATCGCGGTGGAGATGTCAGTCCCCATGATCTCGTACGACCAGCCGGGCGGCAGCGCTTCCTGGAGGGTGATCGCCAGGCTGACCGCCTCCTGACCGCTGGAACTGGCAGCGGACCAGACCCGGATCTTCCGTACCGACGCACGCGACTTGATCAGCTCGGGCAGGACCACGTCGGTGAGCGCGGAGAACGGCTCACGGTCGCGGAAGAACGAAGTCTCGTTGGTGGTGAG comes from the Actinoplanes sp. OR16 genome and includes:
- a CDS encoding response regulator, whose protein sequence is MKILIADDSRVMRQIVVRTLRQAGFGDHDLVEAADGKEAFELVNAEKPDVVISDWNMPHMTGIEVLRQLRAAGNNVKFGFVTSESTPEMKTAAEASGAEFFIVKPFTAERFDEVFAPILG
- a CDS encoding chemotaxis protein CheX; amino-acid sequence: MSVEVEVNESDLAEMVEQVWESYLDPEGISPLIPTYDENQPSEVHSSVSITGSWSGHVVYASSRAAAQRAAAAFLAMEIDEVSEEDISDTLGELANIVGGNVKAMLPTGAQLSLPQVVLAPESSARYPNAQRISGVYGIWEGEPVSISMWHSSAENKEEGE
- a CDS encoding response regulator encodes the protein MRAMVIDDSRAMRMILKRIVTKLNFEAVEAGDGQEAMDRLAELTEVPELALIDWNMPNMNGLEFVTKVRADPRLREMTLVMVTTESEQSQIVRALAAGAHEYVIKPFTEGAMIEKLALLGLVPTGANS
- a CDS encoding protein-glutamate O-methyltransferase CheR, with protein sequence MTLSQPEFNFISTMVRREASIVLAPGKEYLVEARLIPVARAVGAANVNEFIADLQKRPNPQFQRKIIDALTTNETSFFRDREPFSALTDVVLPELIKSRASVRKIRVWSAASSSGQEAVSLAITLQEALPPGWSYEIMGTDISTAMVERATKGEYSQVEVNRGLAATQLVQYFERAGAHWRVVPSLRKNVTFKHMSLTAPFPPMQPFDVIFLRNVLIYFDVATKRQVLQNAAKILRPDGLLFLGAAETTIGIDDNYERVAAGRTSAYRTRNAVPAGAARRG